CCTCGGCACCGTTTACCTCGCGCTCGAGGGTGGCCGAGGTGTCGAAGGGTGCCCGCAAGGTGGCCTGCACCTCGGGCAACCAGGGCGTGGGTGTCGCGTTGTTCAGGGCCTCGCCCACGGCGCCAGCATAGGCGCGAGCCAGCCCTCCCGTGCCGAGCTTGATGCCGCCGAAGTAGCGCACCACTAGGGCTCCCACCTGCACCCACTCTCTGCCGCGCAACACTTGCAGTATCGGCCTGCCGGCCGTGCCGGTTGGCTCGCCATCGTCTTTGGCGAGTTCCTGTAGCTGGCCCATCTCGTTCACGTGCCGCCACGCTATCACCTGATGGTTGGCCTTTGCATGG
The DNA window shown above is from Pseudomonadota bacterium and carries:
- a CDS encoding YigZ family protein, whose protein sequence is MQSSIEFKSANGPPGLASTHPLNEDAAMITLRTPCEGLLEAKGSRFIATVAPIEQFDELLSASRVAHAKANHQVIAWRHVNEMGQLQELAKDDGEPTGTAGRPILQVLRGREWVQVGALVVRYFGGIKLGTGGLARAYAGAVGEALNNATPTPWLPEVQATLRAPFDTSATLEREVNGAEGVRILERHFASDGVHLRIAGPRPHIEALRERYGA